One part of the Microbacterium aurugineum genome encodes these proteins:
- the mnhG gene encoding monovalent cation/H(+) antiporter subunit G: MNVFGLMIPDAVVDVAVLVLILLGAVLCLSAAVGLLHFRDVPSRLHAATKPQVLGLLLICIAIALSQRSIGGILVGLVLIAPIVLMQFATAPLSAHMVGRQAYRNGTIEQRGLVVDELAESKQTPPAAG; encoded by the coding sequence ATGAACGTGTTCGGTCTCATGATCCCGGATGCCGTCGTCGACGTGGCGGTCCTGGTGCTCATCCTGCTCGGCGCCGTGCTGTGCCTGTCGGCGGCGGTCGGACTGCTGCACTTCCGGGATGTGCCCTCCCGTCTGCACGCGGCCACCAAGCCACAGGTCCTCGGACTCCTGCTCATCTGCATCGCCATCGCCCTGTCTCAGCGGTCGATCGGCGGCATCCTGGTCGGTCTCGTGCTCATCGCGCCGATCGTGCTGATGCAGTTCGCGACCGCTCCGCTCTCGGCGCACATGGTCGGGCGGCAGGCCTATCGCAACGGAACCATCGAGCAGCGGGGCCTCGTCGTGGACGAGCTCGCCGAGTCGAAGCAGACCCCGCCCGCCGCCGGCTGA
- a CDS encoding Na+/H+ antiporter subunit E, with amino-acid sequence MVRETRRHLWRDIRVQLPFLAWLVVLWMLLWAQFTVLSFLTGLIVAIFVTRVFRLPTVALSGRVNLWYAALFVVQFLFAVLNGALSVTVQVFDFRRQPGTAIVAVPLRYADDLVMTHVAVVSSLIPGSLVVETDRDRRILYLHVIGVRTTDDVEKQRAGVLRWERRIVRALGDPAQYRALKADERAGLGAKGGVR; translated from the coding sequence ATGGTGCGCGAGACCCGACGTCATCTCTGGCGCGACATCCGGGTGCAGCTGCCCTTCCTGGCGTGGCTCGTCGTGCTCTGGATGCTGTTGTGGGCGCAGTTCACCGTGCTGTCCTTCCTCACCGGACTGATCGTCGCGATCTTCGTCACCCGCGTCTTCCGGCTGCCCACCGTCGCCCTCTCCGGTCGAGTCAACCTCTGGTACGCGGCGCTCTTCGTCGTGCAGTTCCTCTTCGCCGTGCTCAACGGCGCGCTCTCGGTCACGGTGCAGGTGTTCGACTTCCGCCGCCAGCCGGGCACAGCCATCGTCGCGGTGCCCCTGCGCTACGCCGACGACCTGGTGATGACGCACGTCGCCGTGGTGTCCTCACTGATCCCCGGTTCGCTGGTCGTCGAGACTGATCGAGACCGACGCATCCTGTACCTGCACGTCATCGGCGTCCGGACGACCGACGACGTGGAGAAGCAGCGCGCCGGGGTGCTCCGGTGGGAGCGCAGGATCGTGCGTGCGCTCGGCGACCCCGCGCAGTACCGTGCACTCAAGGCCGACGAGCGGGCCGGACTCGGAGCGAAGGGCGGTGTCCGATGA
- a CDS encoding monovalent cation/H+ antiporter complex subunit F: MNILLLLIMVVFGIAAILALIRIVRGPSILDRAVASDVLLTEVMCVIGAEMAINGHTRNIPVLLIIAAIGVFGSIAVARFVARRDNTTP, encoded by the coding sequence ATGAACATCCTGCTCCTGCTGATCATGGTCGTCTTCGGCATCGCCGCGATCCTCGCCCTGATCCGTATCGTGCGCGGACCGTCGATCCTCGACCGCGCCGTCGCCTCCGACGTGCTCCTCACCGAGGTGATGTGCGTGATCGGTGCGGAGATGGCGATCAACGGTCACACCCGGAACATCCCCGTCCTCCTCATCATCGCGGCCATCGGAGTGTTCGGGTCGATCGCGGTGGCCCGGTTCGTCGCGAGAAGGGACAACACGACACCATGA